Proteins from a single region of Coregonus clupeaformis isolate EN_2021a chromosome 35, ASM2061545v1, whole genome shotgun sequence:
- the LOC121551367 gene encoding 60S ribosomal protein L3 (The sequence of the model RefSeq protein was modified relative to this genomic sequence to represent the inferred CDS: added 32 bases not found in genome assembly), with translation MVLGAKIIAPGSFNRLGDEMSHRKFSAPRHGSLGFLPRKRSRRHRGKVKSFPKDDPSKPVHLTAFLGYKAGMTHIVREVDRPGSKVNKKEVVEAVTIVETPPMVVVGVVGYVETPRGLRSFKTIFAEHVSDECKRRFYRNWYKSKKKAFTKYCKKWQDDEGKKQLEKDFASMKKYCQVVRIIAHTQMRLLPLRQKKSHLMEVQLNGGSISDKVDWAREKLEQSIPITNVFTQDEMIDVIGVTKGHGYKGVTSRWHTKKLPRKTHRGLRKVACIGAWHPSRVAFSVARAGQKGYHHRTEINKKIYKIGQGYHTKDGKLVKNNAATEYDLSNKSITPLGGFVHYGEVTNDFVMLKGCTIGVKKRVLTLRKSLLVQSSRRATEKIDLKFIDTTSKFGHGRFQTVEEKKAFMGPLKKDRIAKEETA, from the exons CTCTTTCAATCGGCTCGGAGACGAAATG TCCCACCGTAAGTTTTCGGCACCCCGCCACGGATCCCTGGGCTTCCTGCCCCGTAAGAGGAGCAGACGTCACCGTGGTAAGGTGAAGAGTTTCCCCAAGGATGACCCCAGCAAGCCTGTCCACTTGACTGCCTTCCTTGGCTACAAGGCTGGCATGACTCACATCGTGCGTGAAGTCGACAGACCTGGCTCAA AGGTGAACAAGAAGGAAGTGGTCGAGGCAGTGACCATTGTGGAGACTCCTCCCATGGTTGTAGTGGGTGTTGTGGGCTACGTCGAGACCCCCCGTGGCCTGCGCTCCTTCAAGACTATCTTCGCTGAGCACGTCAGTGATGAGTGCAAGCGTCGCTTCTACAGGAACTG GTACAAGTCCAAGAAGAAGGCCTTCACAAAGTACTGCAAGAAGTGGCAGGATGATGAGGGCAAGAAGCAGCTGGAGAAGGACTTTGCCTCCATGAAGAAGTACTGCCAGGTCGTCCGCATCATCGCCCACACCCAG atgAGGCTGCTGCCCCTGAGGCAGAAGAAGTCCCACCTGATGGAGGTGCAGCTGAATGGAGGCTCCATCTCTGACAAGGTGGACTGGGCCCGTGAGAAGCTGGAGCAGTCTATCCCCATCACCAACGTCTTCACCCAGGATGAGATGATTGACGTCATCGGTGTCACAAAGGGTCACGGATACAAAG GTGTCACCAGCCGTTGGCACACAAAGAAGCTCCCCCGTAAGACTCATCGTGGTCTGCGTAAGGTGGCCTGTATTGGTGCCTGGCATCCCTCCCGTGTGGCCTTCTCTGTGGCCCGCGCTGGTCAGAAGGGCTACCACCACCGCACAGAGATCAACAAGAAGATCTACAAGATCGGCCAAGGCTACCACACCAAGGATGGCAAGCTGGTGAAGAACAACGCTGCCACTGAGTACGATCTGTCCAACAAGAGCATCACCCCTTTGGGTGGCTTCGTCCACTACGGAGAGGTGACCAATGACTTTGTCATGCTGAAGGGCTGCACGATTGGAGTCAAGAAGAGGGTGCTAACCCTACGCAAG TCTCTGTTGGTGCAGTCGAGCCGTCGTGCCACGGAGAAGATCGACCTCAAGTTCATCGACACCACCTCCAAGTTTGGCCACGGCCGCTTCCAGACAGTGGAGGAAAAGAAGGCGTTCATG GGACCACTGAAGAAGGACCGCATTGCGAAGGAAGAGACTGCCTAA
- the LOC121551822 gene encoding adhesion G protein-coupled receptor E2-like, with protein sequence MRHKRRLAEPGLMTCVYWKDRGVEYGNGTEGKMRHWSVDGCWVVFSDENYTVCSCSHLSTFALIMQTGETVSEDNPFLEWVNRMCVIVGLVFFALAILTFLLCSWNPKINNTARLHLCLCLFLSHLLLLLDYTYLTHKLVCSIMAGLLHFLVVASFLWMLLEALQLYLLVQRLSRIQVIQRDGLQKKYLYLIGYGIPLVIVGVSAAVKQDGYGGTKVCWLKPEQYFTWAVLGPVCTVLALNWILFCVTIWSLRPTLANMKSDVSQSKDTRLIIFKILAQFVILGCTWVLGFFQSTMVFKYFFIVLNSQQGTFLYIVHCLFNKEVRDEYRKWLGCSSSSSTPDSMKGAPSVSEDLDKAGKERQNKGTRPG encoded by the exons aggTTGGCTGAGCCTGGCCTGATGACCTGTGTGTACTGGAAGGACAGAGGAGTGGAATATGGGAATGGAACAGAGGGGAAGATGAGGCATTGGTCAGTGGACGGCTGTTGGGTCGTGTTCTCCGATGAGAACTACACAGTGTGCAGCTGTTCTCACCTCTCCACCTTTGCACTCATCATGCAGACTGGGGAG ACTGTGTCGGAGGATAATCCCTTCCTAGAGTGGGTGAACAGAATGTGTGTGATCGTGGGCCTGGTCTTCTTTGCTCTGGCCATCCTCACCTTCCTGCTGTGTAGCTGGAACCCTAAGATCAACAACACAGCCCGCCTccacctctgcctctgcctcttcctGTCCCATCTGCTGCTCCTATTGGATTACACCTacctcactcacaag CTGGTGTGCTCCATCATGGCAGGTCTCCTCCACTTCCTGGTAGTGGCCAGTTTCCTGTGGATGCTGCTGGAGGCGCTCCAGCTCTACCTGCTGGTCCAGAGACTCTCCAGGATCCAGGTCATCCAGAGGGACGGCCTCCAGAAGAAATACCTCtacctgattggctatggcatcCCCCTGGTGATCGTGGGCGTGTCTGCAGCGGTGAAGCAAGACGGCTATGGGGGAACTAAAGT ATGCTGGCTGAAGCCAGAACAATACTTTACCTGGGCTGTGTTAGGGCCAGTGTGTACTGTCCTAGCA CTGAACTGGATATTGTTCTGTGTTACTATCTGGAGTTTGAGACCTACCTTGGCCAACATGAAGAGTGATGTCTCACAGTCCAaagacaccag ACTGATCATCTTTAAGATCCTGGCACAGTTTGTGATCCTGGGTTGTACCTGGGTGCTGGGCTTTTTCCAGTCCACCATGGTCTTCAAGTACTTCTTCATCGTGCTCAACTCCCAGCAGGGCACCTTCCTCTACATCGTTCACTGTCTCTTCAACAAGGAG GTACGTGATGAGTACAGGAAGTGGCTGGGCTGTTCTTCCAGCTCCTCTACTCCAGACTCTATG AAAGGAGCACCTTCAGTCTCTGAAGACCTGGACAAGGCTGGCAAAGAGAGACAAAACAAAGGAACACGGCCAGGATGA
- the LOC121551377 gene encoding solute carrier family 25 member 39-like has product MDHIYVCQNGASCASWYKTPTHFSGTLDAFVKITRHEGVRSLWSGLPPTLVMAVPATVIYFTCYDQLRDLLCYGMGFQGNYIPLVAGGLARLGAVSVISPLELVRTKMQSRKLTYSELRVCIRSSVAQDGWLSLWRGWGPTVLRDVPFSALYWFNYELVKAQLCDQYDVSQATFSISFTAGAISGAVAAIMTLPFDVVKTRRQIQLGEMETLGVPVKNPTSTLHIMRGIWAESGYRGLFAGFLPRVIKVAPACAVMISTYEFGKTFFQKMNLDREQQAC; this is encoded by the exons ATGGATCACATCTATGTGTGTCAGAATGGGGCCAGCTGCGCCAGCTGGTACAAAACACCAACCCACTTCAGTGGCACCCTG GATGCTTTTGTGAAGATCACGCGCCACGAGGGGGTCAGGTCTCTGTGGAGCGGGCTGCCTCCCACACT GGTGATGGCGGTGCCTGCCACGGTCATCTACTTCACCTGCTATGACCAGCTCAGAGACTTACTGTGCTACGGCATGGGGTTCCAGGGCAACTACATCCCCCTCGTGGCAGGGGGTCTCGCTAGAC tGGGAGCAGTGAGTGTGATCAGCCCGTTGGAGCTGGTGCGCACCAAGATGCAGTCCCGGAAGCTGACCTACAGCGAGCTGAGGGTGTGTATCCGCTCTAGTGTTGCCCAGGACGGCTGGCTGTCCCTGTGGAGGGGCTGGGGACCCACCGTCCTACGAGACGTCCCCTTCTCAG ccctGTACTGGTTCAACTATGAGCTGGTGAAGGCCCAGCTGTGTGATCAGTACGATGTGTCTCAGGCCACCTTCTCCATCAGCTTCACAGCAGGGGCCATCTCTGGAGCT GTGGCTGCCATCATGACCCTGCCTTTTGACGTAGTGAAGACTCGGAGACAGATCCAactgggagagatggagacactGGGAG TTCCTGTGAAGAACCCCACATCCACATTGCATATCATGAGGGGAATTTGGGCTGAATCGGGCTACAGGGGGCTCTTTGCAG GCTTCCTACCCAGGGTGATCAAAGTGGCCCCAGCCTGTGCTGTCATGATCAGCACCTATGAGTTTGGGAAGACCTTCTTCCAGAAGATGAACCTTGACCGGGAGCAACAGGCCTGCtga